One part of the Paroedura picta isolate Pp20150507F chromosome 5, Ppicta_v3.0, whole genome shotgun sequence genome encodes these proteins:
- the LOC143837144 gene encoding uncharacterized protein LOC143837144, which translates to MTDPSQGGRESLKALVLAGVLWGCMWHLAAAQRKVSLILDPAEPEEGHDVTIVVQGGSQNFVRCEWRWQPHNGGKETILKYVPDQSPQQRNSTSHTGRKTASADCSLHIANLRLSDTGNYSISFTVETNQQSGQQRHEFYDGSVYLQVSASDRIIVSIRSEPQRPIQGELVTLTPRQTPPRIDFCEWIKVGPSGNSQTILHSPLPEQQAPQRDDERVTIGPGCSLLIKELTTADSGNYTVRMEYHSDGQQQQPGQEPEESPEYWGVIELQVDQTSSNRDHQKAKAAGLGHCAGIVAGALLVSFTWTSTFPSLFRGLC; encoded by the exons ATGACCGATCcatcccagggagggagggaatcccTGAAGGCCCTCGTCCTGGCAG GCGTTCTTTGGGGCTGCATGTGGCATTTGGCAGCAGCCCAGAGAAAGGTCTCCTTGATCTTGGATCCCGCAGAGCCTGAAGAAGGGCACGATGTCACCATCGTGGTGCAGGGAGGGTCCCAGAATTTTGTGCGATGTGAGTGGCGCTGGCAGCCCCATaatggggggaaagaaaccaTCCTCAAATATGTCCCGGACCAGTCCCCCCAGCAGAGAAACAGCACATCTCACACTGGGCGGAAGACAGCGAGCGCCGATTGCTCCCTGCACATCGCCAATCTGAGACTATCGGACACGGGGAACTATTCCATCAGCTTCACAGTGGAGACCAACCAACAATCAGGTCAACAGCGACACGAGTTCTATGACGGCTCTGTTTATCTGCAAGTGTCGG CCTCAGATCGAATCATCGTCTCCATCCGATCCGAACCGCAGAGACCCATCCAAGGGGAGCTGGTCACCCTGACCCCGCGGCAAACCCCTCCTCGGATAGATTTCTGCGAATGGATCAAAGTGGGACCTTCTGGGAACTCCCAGACCATCCTCCATTCCCCACTGCCAGAGCAGCAGGCCCCCCAGAGGGATGACGAGAGGGTGACCATAGGACCAGGTTGCTCTTTGCTGATAAAGGAACTCACCACCGCCGATTCCGGCAACTACACAGTGAGGATGGAGTATCATTCGGACGGGCAACAGCAACAGCCAGGCCAAGAGCCCGAAGAATCCCCGGAGTACTGGGGGGTGATAGAACTACAGGTCGACCAAACCTCCTCTA ACAGAGACCATCAAAAAGCGAAGGCGGCTGGCTTGGGCCACTGCGCAGGAATCGTTGCGGGAGCCTTGCTGGTTTCGTTCACCTGGACCagcacctttccttccctcttccgCGGGCTCTGCT AA